In a genomic window of Gambusia affinis linkage group LG04, SWU_Gaff_1.0, whole genome shotgun sequence:
- the LOC122829883 gene encoding neuronal acetylcholine receptor subunit non-alpha-3-like isoform X1 produces the protein MKFAAAVLWFSLALGEAAAQAQEDFVSLAEMEDSLLRNLFKGYQKWVRPVGHANDTITVRFGLKISQLVDVDEKNQLMTTNVWLWQEWTDVKLMWNPEDYGGITSIRVPSETIWLPDIVLYENADGRFEGSLMTKAIVRWDGTITWTPPASYKSACTMDVTFFPFDRQNCSMKFGSWTYDGHMVDLVLVDHHVDRKDFFDNGEWEILNATGMKGSRRDEVYWYPFITYSFILKRLPLFYTLFLIIPCLGLSFLTVLVFYLPSDEGEKLSLSTSVLVSLTVFLLVIEEIIPSSSKVIPLIGEYLLFIMIFVTFSIIVTVFVINVHHRSSATYHPMAPWVKSLFLQRLPKLLCMRGHTDRFHFPDIEMRSPELKPRRGAGRRAVPGHGGNQQRGAFGGKEDESQAWLAMLEKATSSVRYISRHIRKEHFIREVVQDWKFVAQVLDRIFLWAFLTVSILGTVLIFTPALQIYLSTPS, from the exons ATGAAGTTTGCGGCTGCggtgctgtggttctctttggCTCTTGGAGAGGCTGCTGCGCAAG CCCAGGAGGACTTTGTGTCTCTGGCTGAGATGGAAGATTCCCTGCTGAGAAATCTCTTCAAAGGTTATCAGAAGTGGGTGCGGCCCGTCGGTCATGCCAATGATACCATCACTGTACGCTTTGGACTGAAGATCTCACAGCTGGTTGATGTG GACGAAAAGAACCAGCTGATGACTACAAATGTGTGGCTCTGGCAG GAGTGGACTGATGTGAAGCTGATGTGGAACCCGGAGGATTATGGGGGCATTACGTCGATCAGAGTCCCTTCAGAGACTATATGGCTTCCTGACATTGTTCTATACGAAAA TGCTGACGGTCGTTTTGAAGGTTCCTTGATGACTAAAGCCATAGTGCGCTGGGATGGCACTATAACATGGACTCCCCCTGCCAGTTACAAATCCGCCTGCACCATGGATGTCACCTTCTTCCCCTTTGACCGGCAGAACTGCTCCATGAAGTTCGGCTCATGGACCTACGATGGGCACATGGTGGACCTGGTCCTGGTGGACCACCATGTCGATCGCAAAGACTTCTTTGACAATGGTGAATGGGAGATCCTCAACGCCACGGGAATGAAAGGAAGCAGGAGGGATGAAGTGTACTGGTACCCATTTATCACCTACTCCTTCATCCTCAAGAGACTGCCCCTCTTCTACACTCTCTTCCTCATCATCCCGTGCCTCGGCCTGTCCTTTCTAACTGTGCTGGTCTTCTATTTGCCCTCTGATGAGGGAGAAAAGTTGTCCCTTTCCACATCGGTGCTGGTGTCACTCACTGTATTCCTTTTGGTCATAGAAGAAATCATCCCTTCATCTTCAAAG GTGATTCCTCTCATTGGAGAGTACCTCCTCTTCATCATGATCTTCGTCACCTTTTCAATCATTGTTACAGTTTTTGTGATTAATGTTCACCATCGCTCCTCTGCCACCTACCACCCCATGGCCCCCTGGGTAAAGAGCCTGTTTCTCCAGAGACTGCCCAAGCTGCTCTGTATGAGGGGCCACACTGATAG ATTTCACTTCCCGGACATCGAGATGCGAAGCCCGGAGCTGAAGCCCCGCAGAGGCGCGGGGAGGAGGGCTGTTCCCGGTCACGGTGGCAACCAGCAGAGAGGAGCCTTTGGAGGGAAGGAGGATGAGAGCCAAGCTTGGTTGGCAATGCTGGAGAAAGCTACAAGCTCTGTTCGCTACATCAGCCGTCACATCAGGAAGGAGCACTTCATACGAGAG gttGTTCAGGACTGGAAATTTGTGGCTCAGGTGCTGGACAGGATTTTCCTGTGGGCCTTCCTCACAGTGTCAATCCTGGGAACTGTTTTAATCTTTACTCCTGCTCTGCAGATATACCTCAGCACACCTTCGTAA
- the LOC122829883 gene encoding neuronal acetylcholine receptor subunit non-alpha-3-like isoform X2 — protein sequence MEDSLLRNLFKGYQKWVRPVGHANDTITVRFGLKISQLVDVDEKNQLMTTNVWLWQEWTDVKLMWNPEDYGGITSIRVPSETIWLPDIVLYENADGRFEGSLMTKAIVRWDGTITWTPPASYKSACTMDVTFFPFDRQNCSMKFGSWTYDGHMVDLVLVDHHVDRKDFFDNGEWEILNATGMKGSRRDEVYWYPFITYSFILKRLPLFYTLFLIIPCLGLSFLTVLVFYLPSDEGEKLSLSTSVLVSLTVFLLVIEEIIPSSSKVIPLIGEYLLFIMIFVTFSIIVTVFVINVHHRSSATYHPMAPWVKSLFLQRLPKLLCMRGHTDRFHFPDIEMRSPELKPRRGAGRRAVPGHGGNQQRGAFGGKEDESQAWLAMLEKATSSVRYISRHIRKEHFIREVVQDWKFVAQVLDRIFLWAFLTVSILGTVLIFTPALQIYLSTPS from the exons ATGGAAGATTCCCTGCTGAGAAATCTCTTCAAAGGTTATCAGAAGTGGGTGCGGCCCGTCGGTCATGCCAATGATACCATCACTGTACGCTTTGGACTGAAGATCTCACAGCTGGTTGATGTG GACGAAAAGAACCAGCTGATGACTACAAATGTGTGGCTCTGGCAG GAGTGGACTGATGTGAAGCTGATGTGGAACCCGGAGGATTATGGGGGCATTACGTCGATCAGAGTCCCTTCAGAGACTATATGGCTTCCTGACATTGTTCTATACGAAAA TGCTGACGGTCGTTTTGAAGGTTCCTTGATGACTAAAGCCATAGTGCGCTGGGATGGCACTATAACATGGACTCCCCCTGCCAGTTACAAATCCGCCTGCACCATGGATGTCACCTTCTTCCCCTTTGACCGGCAGAACTGCTCCATGAAGTTCGGCTCATGGACCTACGATGGGCACATGGTGGACCTGGTCCTGGTGGACCACCATGTCGATCGCAAAGACTTCTTTGACAATGGTGAATGGGAGATCCTCAACGCCACGGGAATGAAAGGAAGCAGGAGGGATGAAGTGTACTGGTACCCATTTATCACCTACTCCTTCATCCTCAAGAGACTGCCCCTCTTCTACACTCTCTTCCTCATCATCCCGTGCCTCGGCCTGTCCTTTCTAACTGTGCTGGTCTTCTATTTGCCCTCTGATGAGGGAGAAAAGTTGTCCCTTTCCACATCGGTGCTGGTGTCACTCACTGTATTCCTTTTGGTCATAGAAGAAATCATCCCTTCATCTTCAAAG GTGATTCCTCTCATTGGAGAGTACCTCCTCTTCATCATGATCTTCGTCACCTTTTCAATCATTGTTACAGTTTTTGTGATTAATGTTCACCATCGCTCCTCTGCCACCTACCACCCCATGGCCCCCTGGGTAAAGAGCCTGTTTCTCCAGAGACTGCCCAAGCTGCTCTGTATGAGGGGCCACACTGATAG ATTTCACTTCCCGGACATCGAGATGCGAAGCCCGGAGCTGAAGCCCCGCAGAGGCGCGGGGAGGAGGGCTGTTCCCGGTCACGGTGGCAACCAGCAGAGAGGAGCCTTTGGAGGGAAGGAGGATGAGAGCCAAGCTTGGTTGGCAATGCTGGAGAAAGCTACAAGCTCTGTTCGCTACATCAGCCGTCACATCAGGAAGGAGCACTTCATACGAGAG gttGTTCAGGACTGGAAATTTGTGGCTCAGGTGCTGGACAGGATTTTCCTGTGGGCCTTCCTCACAGTGTCAATCCTGGGAACTGTTTTAATCTTTACTCCTGCTCTGCAGATATACCTCAGCACACCTTCGTAA